Genomic DNA from Paenibacillus borealis:
GTACAGATCAAGAATCTCCACGAACAGCTTCAGCAGCTCTTCTCCCGGCGGAGTCAGGCGCAAGGCCCGGCCATGCCGTTCGATCAGCGGTACACCGTATTCCTTCTCAATCTTCTGGATCTGCATCGTCACGCTGGATTGCGCATAGCCCAGTTCTTCTGCCGCGCGGGTGAAGCTCTGCCGCTTCGCGACCTCGCGGAACGTCCGCATATATGTTAAGTCCATCTTCTCACCCTAACATCAATATTATTGATAACCTACATCATTTATTATAGCTAACGACGATGCAATAATCCATGGTACAGTAGGATAAAAGGATTTTACAATTTTGGAGGACGATATTCATGTTAACAGAAGAACAGATTTATGGAATCTATGTTCCCGTGGTAACCCCGTTCCATGCCGCTGGCGAGATTGATTTGGAGTCGTATCAGCGTTATGTGAACAACATCATCAAGAACAGTATTCATGGTCTGGTCGTTAATGGAACCACTGGAGAATCGCCGACAGTCAACATACAGGAATTACAGACACTCGTGGATGCTTCACGGGAGCTTTTGAAGTCCAGTTCGATACCGCTTGTGGTGGGTACGGGTACGAATGATACCGCCTCTACCGTAGCCCGTACAGAGCTTGCCGCGAACTCAGGTGCCGATGCCGCACTGGTTGTTGTCCCTTATTACAGCCGGCCTTCGCAGGAAGGCATTATCGCCCATTTCCGCAAGGCAGCTGAGGTCGGCCTTCCTATTATCGCCTATGATATTCCCGGGCGTGCCGGTGTTGGCATGTCCGTAGACACCGCCCGTACGATCCTGGAGATGAATAACGTAGTGGGGTTAAAAGACTGCTCCGGCTCTCCGGTGCTGGTCTCCGAGCTGTCCCGCCACGGCTCCAAGCCTGTGCTCTGCGGCGATGACTTGAACTTCTTCGATATGCTGGGCTGCGGAGCCGCCGGTGGCATGCTGGCCTCGGCCAATGTACATACCGCCTCCTATCTCAGCATCTATGAGCAGTACAGAGCCGGCCAGGTTGAGGCCGCCCGGGCTGCCTTTGATCAGCTGGTGCCGCTCATGAAGCTGCTGTTCAAGGAATCCAATCCGGCGCCGATCAAATGGCTGCTGAGCGCACGTGGCGAGATTTCCTCAGATACCCTCCGCCTGCCGATGACCTCGATCAGCTCTGCGCTGCGCGAAGAGCTGGGCGCTTATCTGGCCGGGTAACACTTTCACACGGTAATAGCTATTATCAAACTGCTATGTACAAACTGCTAATACTACAACACAGAACAAGATCACCCGAGGGTGAATCAACACCTTACTAAAGGCTAGATCTGGCCCTCCATTTACGGCTAAATTCCCTGTTGAAATTAGTAGCTGCATAAAATGACGGTCATCCTTGCATTGCCGCATCCCGCTGGCTCTGGCTCTGCAAATATTAGTTGGATAAACGTATCTTAATTTGGAGGTTTGGGAGTATTTGAGGTAATTAGATGGATAAACGTCATTTAATTACATGCATTCACCCAAATGTAGACTATTCCCGGTATATTAAGTGCTGTTTATCCAACTGTTGCCGGGCTAAGGCGCCTCCGTTCATAAGCAAGTGGAGACAATCCAACTAGTTCCTACCACCCACGCAGCTACAGCTTTACCCATACGGTTCCCAGCTTCTTTAGCCGTTTCTACAAAGTTATCGACATTTTGGGTATTTTATAAATTTCTAATCAACAAGAAACCACCACTTTCAGTCAGAGACTGATAAGCGGCGGTTTTTTCATTATTCATAGGATATATAAGAAACTGCCGCTTCGGGCAAATTCAGCGGGAAGATACAGTAGCGTAAAACAAAACAGCCTTCCGGAAGGAAGGCTGCAAGTTTAGTTCAATATATTTGGGTTGTTAAGCTCTCCTTGCTCTCCCCCTATTACAGCTTATTGCGACCGGCCTGCATTAGCGGCAGGACGGCTGCCAGAGCGTCCGCTTTGGCTTCCGCCGGGTCTGTTACCGGACTGGCTTGAACGGCCGTATTGGCCTCCAGCCGGTTTATTACTTTGGTTGCCGCCTGGACGGGCGGCAGATCTTTCACCGGGACGGCTGCCGGAGCCTGCTCTGTTGCCCGATTCGCCAGCAGGACGGCTGCTGCCAGCTCCGTTGCCTGCATAACTACTGCCCGATGCGCTTTTCGCTCCGTTACCCGCGTAGCTATTACCCGACGCACTTTTCGCTCCGCTGCCTGCATAGCTGTTACCCGATGCGCTTTTCGCCCCGCTGCCTGCATTGCCATAACCGCCACCCTGCTTGCCTTGCGTGAACCATTCCGATTTCGGCTTGCGTGCCGGGTTCGTTTTGGCTTTCTGCGACGGTTTGGCCGGTGCTTTGCCAGGACGGTCTGCCAGCAATGCCAGATTGCTCTTGGACATCGGATAAGCATGATCCTTCACTTCCGGAATCACCTTGCCGATCAGCTTCTGGATATCCTTCAGGTACGGAATTTCCTCAGCTTCGCACAGCGAGATGGCGATTCCGCTCATTCCCGCACGTCCGGTCCGGCCAATCCGGTGAACATAAGTTTCCGGAATATTCGGCAGGTTGAAGTTGATGACATGGGACAGCTCATCAATATCAATCCCGCGGGCGGCGATATCTGTAGCTACCAGCACCCGTGTTGCACCGCTCTTGAAGTTTCTCAGCGCATTCTGGCGGTCATTCTGCGATTTGTTGCCGTGAATGGCCTGGGCGGTAATATTGATCCGGGTCAAATCCCGGGTTACCCGGTCAGCCCCGCGTTTGGTGCGGGTGAAGACGAGCGCCGACACGATCGAAGGATCCTGCAGCAGACGGTTCAGCTGATTCTGCTTATTGCCGTTCTCCAGCAAATAAATCGATTGCTCAATTCTGTCCACGGTGGAAGATACCGGAGTAATCTCAATTTTCACCGGGTCCACCAGCAAAGTCTTCACCAGCTGAGAAATCTCCGTCGGCATCGTTGCCGAGAAGAACAGCGTCTGCTTCTTGGCCGGCATCTTGGCTATAATCCGCTTCACATCGTGAATGAAGCCCATGTCCAGCATGCGGTCCGCTTCATCCAGTACAAGAATCTGCACATGCTGCAGATCCACATGTCTCTGGCTGATCAGATCGATCAGTCTGCCCGGGGTAGCAATCAGAATATCTGCACCTTGGCTAAGCGCCCGTTCCTGGGCCTTCTGGGATACCCCTCCGACAATCGCTGTCGAGCGGATCGTTGTGAACTTGCTGTATGCCTGAATATTCTCGGAGATTTGCAGAGCAAGCTCTCTGGTCGGTGTCAGAATCAGTGAACGAATACGTTTCGCTCCGCCGGTTCTGGACGGCTGCTGGCTGAGCAGCTGAATAATCGGTAATGAAAAAGCTGCGGTTTTCCCGGTACCTGTCTGGGCACAACCCAGAATATCTCTGCCGGCCAACGCCGCAGGGATGGATTCTTCCTGGATTGGAGTCGGGGATGTATAGTTTTCCAGGCTGAGTGCCTTGAGAATCGGGGGAATCAAGTTCAAATCGTTAAATGTCATTTTATCTCCTTAATTTTGAGTACATATATTTAGTAAGTCATTAATCACAATCACTGTATATAGCTTCTGCGGCGTCTCCACATAGCGCCCGTCAAAGTCATAACACATAATGATAACACAGAAAAGCAAATAATGAAAACTTTCATTTCTTTATTTTCAGTAAAATTTCAATTTACCTCCAAACAACAAAAAAAGCAGAGGATTTCTCCCCTGCCCGTTGCCTTGCAATAATATATAAGACTAATCTACGATTTCAGCAGTATCGCCGTTATTGGCACCTGCAGCGTTAGCTTCGTCGGTGTCGATATGCATATCAAGCTTGAAATTGTCGGATACACGGGCGATTACGTTCTCCAGCACCAGGCCACGTTCGCCTCCAAGGCGTACCTTCAGGAGCTGCTTGTCGGCAATGCCCCAAGCTTCTGCTTCAGAAGTGTGGAAGTGGATGTGACGGGCTGCCACAATGACACCTGTCTCCAGTTCAACTTCACCGGCTGGACCTTTGATAGTAATGCCTGGTGTTCCTTCAATATGGCCGGATTCACGTACAGGTGCCTTCACGCCGAGGCTGAATGCGTCTGTGCGCGATACTTCCAGCTGGGAAGCCGGACGGGCCGGGCCGAGAATTCTCACTTTGTCGAACTTACCTTTGGTACCGATTACTGCGACTTGCTCATTTGCTGCGAATTGTCCTGGCTGGGAAAGGGGTTTGAACTCAGTCAATTGGTAACCTGCGCCAAACAATGCTTCCACATGCTCCTGCGTAAGGTGAATATGTCGGGCCGACACACCTACGGATACAGTCTTGCTCATTTTTAAGTCACTCCTTGTATTTTCTCTAGTATCTGTACAAGCCACTGAACATTATACATCTTATTACCCACAAAAAAAAAGACCCTCATCACAATGAGCGCCTTTTTTTCGACATTTTACGATCCGATAAATGGATTGTCATAGTTTTGCCATTTTATAATCCCCATGGGGAGGACAACGGATTAAGAACCCGCAGAAGAAGGCAGATGTGTTCTTAGAAAGGCCAGCGCATTCCCGTACAGCCAGCCTTTTACCTCATCCTCAGGGTAGTACCTCAGCAGCAAATCGGCAAAATCCGCATATTTCCCCGGATGCTCTAGTCCTTCAACCCACGTCTCAATGCCGTCAAAATCAGAGCCGAACATAAGCTGCTTCGAGCCTCCCAGCGCACCGACATGTTCAATATGCCTCCGCATATCATCAATCTTCGCCCCTCCCCCATCACGGACGAACCACGGGACAAAGGTTAGCCCCATCCGCCCGTCCATCGCAATCAGCGCCCGGATTTGCTCGTCACTCAAATTCCGGGGATGACCGCAGATGGCAGCGCTATTAGAATGTGAAGCAATGAACGGACGTTTACTGCGCTCCGCCAGCTCCCAGAACCCTGCCGGGGCCAGATGGGACACATCCAGCAGCATGCCGCTTCCGTTGCACCACTCAATCAGCTTCC
This window encodes:
- the dapA gene encoding 4-hydroxy-tetrahydrodipicolinate synthase, with product MLTEEQIYGIYVPVVTPFHAAGEIDLESYQRYVNNIIKNSIHGLVVNGTTGESPTVNIQELQTLVDASRELLKSSSIPLVVGTGTNDTASTVARTELAANSGADAALVVVPYYSRPSQEGIIAHFRKAAEVGLPIIAYDIPGRAGVGMSVDTARTILEMNNVVGLKDCSGSPVLVSELSRHGSKPVLCGDDLNFFDMLGCGAAGGMLASANVHTASYLSIYEQYRAGQVEAARAAFDQLVPLMKLLFKESNPAPIKWLLSARGEISSDTLRLPMTSISSALREELGAYLAG
- a CDS encoding DEAD/DEAH box helicase, coding for MTFNDLNLIPPILKALSLENYTSPTPIQEESIPAALAGRDILGCAQTGTGKTAAFSLPIIQLLSQQPSRTGGAKRIRSLILTPTRELALQISENIQAYSKFTTIRSTAIVGGVSQKAQERALSQGADILIATPGRLIDLISQRHVDLQHVQILVLDEADRMLDMGFIHDVKRIIAKMPAKKQTLFFSATMPTEISQLVKTLLVDPVKIEITPVSSTVDRIEQSIYLLENGNKQNQLNRLLQDPSIVSALVFTRTKRGADRVTRDLTRINITAQAIHGNKSQNDRQNALRNFKSGATRVLVATDIAARGIDIDELSHVINFNLPNIPETYVHRIGRTGRAGMSGIAISLCEAEEIPYLKDIQKLIGKVIPEVKDHAYPMSKSNLALLADRPGKAPAKPSQKAKTNPARKPKSEWFTQGKQGGGYGNAGSGAKSASGNSYAGSGAKSASGNSYAGNGAKSASGSSYAGNGAGSSRPAGESGNRAGSGSRPGERSAARPGGNQSNKPAGGQYGRSSQSGNRPGGSQSGRSGSRPAANAGRSQ
- the pduL gene encoding phosphate propanoyltransferase; this translates as MSKTVSVGVSARHIHLTQEHVEALFGAGYQLTEFKPLSQPGQFAANEQVAVIGTKGKFDKVRILGPARPASQLEVSRTDAFSLGVKAPVRESGHIEGTPGITIKGPAGEVELETGVIVAARHIHFHTSEAEAWGIADKQLLKVRLGGERGLVLENVIARVSDNFKLDMHIDTDEANAAGANNGDTAEIVD
- a CDS encoding dipeptidase — its product is MGVADFHCDALSKLQASPGMDFKNDPRLDVTAERLLEGNVELQVFAIYLSADRGRAKFEDVLGQIELFRQKVVVPGGLQWLRWKEEADEQILTASASGMLSLEGVEGLEGNLFYAQLCFELGVRFLGITWNYANWAADGVLEQRNGGFTELGRKLIEWCNGSGMLLDVSHLAPAGFWELAERSKRPFIASHSNSAAICGHPRNLSDEQIRALIAMDGRMGLTFVPWFVRDGGGAKIDDMRRHIEHVGALGGSKQLMFGSDFDGIETWVEGLEHPGKYADFADLLLRYYPEDEVKGWLYGNALAFLRTHLPSSAGS